One Roseomonas gilardii subsp. gilardii genomic region harbors:
- the proS gene encoding proline--tRNA ligase, translated as MRLSRAFLPTLKETPAEAQIASHRLMLRAGLIRQTSAGIYAWLPLGLRVLRNIERIVREEQDRTGSQEILMPTIQSAELWRESGRYDDYGKEMLRIRDRHDREILFGPTNEEMVTDIFKGFAKSYRDLPRNLYHIQWKFRDEVRPRFGVMRGREFLMKDGYSFDISPEEARKSYHRMFVSYLRIFARMGLKAIPMRADTGPIGGNLSHEFIILAETGESQVFLHRDLLAYDPLAEAPDYDGDLTPHVDFWTSRYAATDEMHDEAAWNAVAAEEQVSARGIEVGHIFYFGTKYSASMGFQVTGPEGNPVHPEMGSYGIGVSRLVAAAIEANHDENGIKWPDAIAPYRLAILNLKSGDAACDAVCDRIYAEFAGDAVYDDRPERAGVKFADADLMGFPWQVVVGPRGAAAGKVELKRRMTGEREELSVEDALAKLRA; from the coding sequence TTGCGCCTGTCCCGCGCCTTCCTGCCGACGCTGAAGGAAACGCCCGCCGAGGCGCAGATCGCCTCGCACCGCCTGATGCTGCGCGCCGGGCTGATCCGCCAGACCAGCGCCGGCATCTATGCCTGGCTGCCGCTCGGCCTGCGCGTGCTGCGCAACATCGAGCGGATCGTGCGGGAGGAGCAGGATCGGACCGGGTCGCAGGAGATCCTGATGCCCACGATCCAGTCCGCCGAGCTGTGGCGGGAGAGCGGGCGCTATGACGACTACGGCAAGGAGATGCTGCGCATCCGCGACCGGCATGATCGCGAGATACTGTTCGGCCCGACCAACGAGGAGATGGTCACCGACATCTTCAAGGGCTTCGCCAAGTCCTATCGCGACCTGCCGCGCAACCTCTACCACATCCAGTGGAAGTTCCGGGACGAGGTGCGCCCCCGTTTCGGCGTGATGCGCGGCCGCGAGTTCCTGATGAAGGACGGCTATTCCTTCGACATCTCGCCGGAGGAGGCGCGGAAGTCCTATCACCGGATGTTCGTCTCCTATCTGCGGATCTTCGCGCGGATGGGGCTGAAGGCGATCCCGATGCGGGCGGATACCGGCCCGATCGGCGGCAATCTGAGCCACGAGTTCATCATCCTGGCGGAGACGGGCGAGAGCCAGGTCTTCCTGCACCGTGACCTGCTGGCCTATGACCCGCTGGCCGAGGCGCCGGACTATGACGGCGACCTGACGCCGCATGTCGATTTCTGGACCAGCCGCTACGCCGCCACCGACGAGATGCATGACGAGGCCGCCTGGAACGCCGTCGCGGCGGAGGAGCAGGTCTCGGCGCGCGGCATCGAGGTCGGCCATATCTTCTATTTCGGCACCAAGTACTCGGCCTCCATGGGCTTCCAGGTGACGGGGCCGGAAGGCAATCCCGTGCATCCGGAGATGGGCTCCTACGGCATCGGCGTGTCGCGCCTCGTGGCCGCGGCGATCGAGGCCAATCACGACGAGAACGGCATCAAGTGGCCGGACGCCATCGCACCCTACAGGCTCGCCATCCTGAACCTGAAGAGCGGCGATGCGGCCTGCGACGCGGTCTGCGATCGGATCTACGCGGAATTCGCCGGGGATGCGGTCTATGATGACCGCCCCGAGCGCGCCGGCGTGAAGTTCGCCGATGCCGACCTGATGGGCTTCCCCTGGCAGGTGGTGGTCGGCCCGCGCGGCGCGGCGGCCGGCAAGGTCGAGCTGAAGCGGCGCATGACCGGCGAGCGCGAGGAGTTGTCGGTCGAGGACGCGCTGGCCAAGCTCCGCGCCTGA
- a CDS encoding lipoprotein-releasing ABC transporter permease subunit, producing MFNAFERAVAFRYLRARKGERFVSVIAIFSLVGIALGVATLIIVMSVMNGFRQELLGRILGLNGHMGVYAAQGGKLPDFDEIAAKVRAVPGVVSATPIVEGQVLFTSDAGGASGGIARGIRPEDLRARPLIAGNIRLGSLERFGGDDTIVIGTRLAQKLGLRLGDRITLVSPQGRTTVIGTVPRLRSYEVVAMFEAGMNEYDSSYVFMPFQAAQVYFQLQGAASQVEVFVDNPDRVSAIAREIYAALMPTRVRILDWQSANSSFFNAVQVERNVMFLILTLIIVVAAFNIVSSLIMLVKDKTKDIAVLRTVGATRGAIMRIFLLCGASVGVAGTLIGFLIGIVFCANIERIREALQALTGTELFSPEVYFLTKLPAVVNPHEVAQVVLMGLGLSLLATLYPSWRAAKTDPVVALRNE from the coding sequence ATGTTCAACGCCTTCGAGCGTGCCGTCGCCTTCCGCTACCTGAGGGCGCGGAAGGGCGAACGCTTCGTTTCGGTGATCGCGATCTTCTCGCTGGTGGGCATCGCCCTCGGCGTGGCGACGCTGATCATCGTCATGAGCGTGATGAACGGCTTCCGCCAGGAGTTGCTGGGCCGCATCCTCGGGCTGAACGGCCATATGGGCGTCTATGCGGCCCAGGGCGGGAAGCTGCCGGATTTCGACGAGATCGCGGCCAAGGTGCGTGCCGTGCCCGGCGTGGTCTCGGCGACGCCGATCGTCGAGGGGCAGGTACTCTTCACCTCCGATGCCGGCGGCGCCTCGGGTGGCATCGCCCGCGGCATCCGGCCGGAGGACCTGCGCGCGCGTCCCCTGATCGCCGGCAATATCCGCCTCGGCAGCCTGGAGCGTTTCGGTGGCGACGACACCATCGTCATCGGCACGCGGCTGGCGCAGAAGCTGGGCCTGCGCCTGGGCGACCGCATCACCCTGGTCTCGCCACAGGGGCGCACCACCGTCATCGGCACCGTGCCGCGCCTGCGGTCCTATGAGGTCGTGGCGATGTTCGAGGCGGGGATGAACGAATACGACAGCTCCTACGTCTTCATGCCCTTCCAGGCGGCGCAGGTCTATTTCCAGTTGCAGGGTGCGGCCTCGCAGGTCGAGGTCTTCGTGGACAACCCCGACCGTGTTTCCGCCATCGCGCGGGAGATCTATGCCGCGCTGATGCCAACCCGCGTGCGTATCCTCGACTGGCAGAGCGCCAATTCCTCTTTCTTCAACGCGGTGCAGGTGGAACGGAACGTGATGTTCCTGATCCTCACCCTGATCATCGTCGTGGCGGCCTTCAACATCGTCTCCTCCCTGATCATGCTGGTGAAGGACAAGACCAAGGACATCGCGGTGCTGCGCACGGTGGGTGCCACGCGCGGCGCGATCATGCGGATCTTCCTGCTTTGCGGCGCCAGCGTCGGCGTGGCGGGAACGCTGATCGGCTTCCTGATCGGCATCGTCTTCTGCGCCAATATCGAGCGTATCCGCGAGGCCCTGCAGGCGCTGACGGGGACGGAGCTGTTCAGTCCGGAGGTCTATTTCCTCACCAAGTTGCCGGCGGTGGTGAACCCGCATGAGGTGGCGCAGGTGGTGCTGATGGGGCTCGGCCTGTCGCTGCTGGCGACGCTCTACCCGTCCTGGCGCGCGGCGAAGACCGATCCGGTGGTGGCGCTGCGCAATGAGTGA
- a CDS encoding ABC transporter ATP-binding protein: MSETHEPPLRLVGLERRYRTEAGELPVLRGADLTLRAGEIVALVAPSGTGKSTLLHLAGLLERPDGGEVFINGRAAGGLDDGARTTLRREAIGFVYQFHHLLPEFTAEENVCLPQMAAGVPRARAVERARQLLAGFGLTGREHHRPGRLSGGEQQRVAIARALANGPRILLADEPTGNLDVGTSDRVFAELLESARERGLAALIATHNPELAARMDRVVELRDGHLREG, encoded by the coding sequence ATGAGTGAGACCCATGAGCCGCCGCTGCGCCTGGTGGGGCTGGAGCGGCGCTACCGCACCGAGGCGGGGGAACTCCCCGTGCTGCGCGGTGCCGACCTGACCCTCCGGGCGGGCGAGATCGTGGCGCTGGTCGCGCCTTCGGGCACCGGCAAGTCCACGCTGCTGCATCTGGCGGGGCTGCTGGAACGGCCGGATGGCGGGGAGGTCTTCATCAACGGCCGCGCCGCCGGGGGCCTCGATGACGGCGCCCGCACCACGCTGCGGCGGGAGGCGATCGGCTTCGTCTACCAGTTCCACCACCTGCTGCCGGAATTCACCGCCGAGGAGAATGTCTGCCTGCCGCAGATGGCCGCCGGCGTGCCGCGCGCCCGCGCGGTGGAGCGGGCGCGGCAACTCCTGGCCGGCTTCGGCCTGACGGGGCGGGAGCATCACCGGCCCGGCCGCCTTTCGGGCGGCGAGCAGCAGCGCGTGGCCATCGCCCGCGCCCTGGCGAACGGGCCGCGCATCCTGCTGGCGGACGAGCCGACGGGGAACCTGGATGTCGGCACCTCCGACCGGGTCTTCGCGGAACTGCTGGAAAGCGCTCGGGAGCGGGGGCTGGCGGCACTGATCGCCACGCACAACCCGGAACTGGCGGCGCGGATGGACCGCGTGGTGGAACTGCGCGACGGCCACCTCCGCGAGGGGTAG
- the nuoN gene encoding NADH-quinone oxidoreductase subunit NuoN has protein sequence MNWTLSLPEIVLAVSVLVLLVCGVLPKRDTSFGVTMGGIGALLVTAALVIGQADGTGFFGQYVSDAFARFTKLLVLVGSLATMILALNWNAKEGIARFEFPILILTATLGMLVMLAASDLMMLYLGLELFSLSLYVVAAFDRDNVRSAEAGLKYFVLGALASGLLLYGASLIYGFTGTTNFVRIAAAMSSSGGVSAGVVIGLIFVIAALAFKVSAVPFHMWTPDVYEGAPTPVTAFFASAPKVAAMALLTRVVVGPFGELVAQWGQVMVVVSILSMLLGSLAAIGQRNIKRLMAYSSIGHVGYALMGLAVGTEVGVRGLLFYLAIYLVMNIGVFAVLVSMRRNGRAVEGIGDLAGLGKTDPAMALAMAIFMFSMAGIPPLAGFFSKLYVFLAAVQAGHWTLAVIGVLTSVVSAYYYLRIVKVMYFDEAAGALEPRAAGVSVLLAGAGILNVALVFFAAPLLAAAQAAVAALAG, from the coding sequence ATCAACTGGACCCTCTCGCTGCCGGAGATCGTGCTGGCGGTCTCGGTCCTGGTGCTGCTGGTCTGCGGCGTCCTGCCGAAGCGCGACACCAGCTTCGGCGTCACCATGGGCGGCATCGGTGCCCTGCTGGTCACGGCGGCGCTGGTGATCGGGCAAGCGGACGGGACGGGCTTCTTCGGCCAGTACGTCTCCGATGCCTTCGCCCGCTTCACCAAGCTGCTGGTGCTGGTGGGCAGCCTGGCGACCATGATCCTGGCGCTGAACTGGAACGCGAAGGAGGGCATCGCCCGCTTCGAGTTCCCGATCCTGATCCTGACCGCGACGCTGGGCATGCTGGTCATGCTCGCGGCCAGCGACCTGATGATGCTGTATCTGGGGTTGGAGCTCTTCTCGCTCTCGCTCTACGTCGTGGCCGCCTTCGACCGCGACAATGTCCGCTCGGCGGAGGCTGGGCTGAAGTATTTCGTGCTCGGCGCCCTGGCCTCCGGCCTGCTGCTCTATGGCGCGAGCCTGATCTACGGCTTCACCGGCACCACGAATTTCGTCCGCATCGCCGCCGCGATGAGCAGCAGCGGGGGCGTCTCGGCGGGCGTGGTGATCGGCCTGATCTTCGTGATCGCCGCCCTGGCCTTCAAGGTCTCGGCCGTGCCCTTCCACATGTGGACGCCGGATGTCTATGAGGGCGCGCCGACCCCGGTGACGGCCTTCTTCGCCTCCGCGCCGAAGGTGGCGGCCATGGCGCTGCTCACCCGCGTGGTGGTCGGCCCCTTCGGCGAACTGGTGGCGCAGTGGGGGCAGGTGATGGTGGTGGTCTCCATCCTGTCCATGCTGCTGGGCTCCTTGGCCGCGATCGGGCAGCGCAACATCAAGCGGCTGATGGCCTATTCCTCCATCGGCCATGTCGGCTACGCGCTGATGGGCTTGGCGGTGGGCACGGAGGTCGGCGTGCGCGGCCTGCTCTTCTACCTGGCCATCTACCTGGTGATGAATATCGGCGTCTTCGCCGTGCTTGTCTCCATGCGCCGCAATGGCCGCGCGGTGGAGGGGATCGGTGACCTCGCGGGTCTCGGCAAGACGGACCCGGCGATGGCGCTCGCCATGGCGATCTTCATGTTCTCCATGGCTGGCATCCCGCCGCTGGCCGGCTTCTTCTCGAAGCTCTACGTCTTCCTGGCGGCGGTCCAGGCGGGCCATTGGACGCTGGCGGTGATCGGTGTGCTGACCTCGGTGGTCTCAGCCTATTACTACCTGCGCATCGTCAAGGTCATGTATTTCGACGAGGCGGCCGGGGCCCTGGAGCCGCGCGCGGCCGGCGTCTCGGTGCTGCTGGCCGGCGCGGGCATCCTGAACGTGGCGCTGGTCTTCTTCGCCGCGCCGCTGCTCGCGGCGGCGCAGGCCGCCGTCGCCGCCCTGGCCGGGTGA
- a CDS encoding NADH-quinone oxidoreductase subunit M yields the protein MNAAGFPLLSLLTFLPLAGAAIIMCVRGDEAVVASNARWTALWTSLIVLALSLLLWFRFDTASAAYQFEEQHRWLPEFGLGYHMGVDGISVLFVLLSTVLTPLCILASWESVQNRVREYMVAFLLLETMMVGMFSALDIVLFYVFFEGVLIPMFLIIGVWGGPRRVYAAFKLFLYTLLGSVLMLLAILALWYNAGSSDIGAIMQLNLPRSTQIWMFLAFFAAFAVKVPMWPVHTWLPDAHVEAPTAGSVILAGVLLKMGAYGFIRFSIPLFPEAAVLFAPLIFVLSVVAVVYTSLVAMAQEDMKKLIAYSSVAHMGIVTLGLFTFNQQGISGALLQMISHGVVSGALFLCVGVLYDRVHSREIARYGGVAKIMPAYALVFMFFTMGSVALPGLAGFPGEFLVLVGTWKVNPWAAFGGALGMILGAGYMLYLYRRVIFSRITRDDLRALLDLSPREYVTFAPLILLTIWLGVYPSSFLQFFEASVAALIERHEAALALPRLAGM from the coding sequence GTGAACGCGGCCGGGTTCCCCCTTCTTTCCCTGCTGACCTTCCTGCCGCTGGCAGGGGCGGCGATCATCATGTGCGTGCGGGGCGACGAAGCGGTCGTCGCCTCCAATGCCCGCTGGACGGCGCTCTGGACCAGCCTGATCGTGCTGGCTCTGTCGCTGCTGCTCTGGTTCCGCTTCGATACCGCCTCGGCGGCCTATCAGTTCGAGGAGCAGCACCGCTGGCTGCCGGAATTCGGCCTCGGCTATCACATGGGGGTGGACGGCATCTCCGTCCTCTTCGTGCTGCTCTCCACCGTGCTGACGCCGCTCTGCATCCTGGCCTCCTGGGAGTCCGTGCAGAACCGGGTGCGGGAGTACATGGTCGCCTTCCTGCTGCTCGAGACCATGATGGTGGGCATGTTCAGCGCGCTGGACATCGTCCTTTTCTATGTCTTCTTCGAGGGCGTGCTGATCCCGATGTTCCTGATCATCGGGGTCTGGGGCGGTCCGCGCCGCGTCTATGCGGCCTTCAAGCTCTTCCTCTACACGCTGCTCGGCTCCGTGCTGATGCTGCTCGCCATCCTGGCGCTCTGGTACAATGCCGGCAGCAGCGACATCGGCGCGATCATGCAGCTGAACCTGCCGCGCTCGACGCAGATCTGGATGTTCCTGGCCTTCTTCGCCGCCTTCGCGGTGAAGGTGCCGATGTGGCCGGTGCACACCTGGCTGCCGGACGCGCATGTGGAGGCGCCGACGGCGGGCTCGGTGATCCTGGCGGGCGTGTTGCTGAAGATGGGGGCCTACGGCTTCATCCGCTTCTCCATCCCGCTCTTCCCGGAAGCTGCGGTGCTCTTCGCGCCGCTGATCTTCGTGCTGTCGGTGGTGGCGGTGGTCTACACCAGCCTCGTCGCCATGGCGCAGGAGGACATGAAGAAGCTGATCGCCTATTCCTCCGTGGCGCATATGGGCATCGTCACGCTCGGCCTCTTCACCTTCAACCAGCAGGGCATCTCCGGCGCGCTGCTGCAGATGATCTCGCACGGTGTGGTGTCGGGGGCGCTCTTCCTCTGCGTCGGCGTGCTCTATGACCGCGTGCATTCGCGGGAGATCGCGCGCTATGGCGGCGTGGCGAAGATCATGCCGGCCTATGCGCTGGTCTTCATGTTCTTCACCATGGGTTCGGTGGCGCTGCCCGGCCTGGCCGGTTTCCCGGGCGAGTTCCTGGTGCTCGTCGGCACATGGAAGGTGAATCCCTGGGCCGCCTTCGGTGGCGCGCTCGGCATGATCCTGGGCGCGGGATACATGCTGTACCTGTACCGCCGGGTGATCTTCAGCCGCATCACGCGCGACGACCTGCGCGCGCTGCTCGACCTGAGCCCGCGCGAGTATGTGACCTTCGCGCCGCTGATCCTGCTGACGATCTGGCTCGGCGTGTACCCGTCCTCTTTCCTTCAGTTCTTCGAGGCCAGCGTGGCGGCGCTGATCGAGCGGCACGAGGCCGCTCTGGCTCTGCCGCGCCTGGCCGGGATGTGA
- a CDS encoding biotin--[acetyl-CoA-carboxylase] ligase, producing the protein MTPGAAGFGWRLQVHESLSSTQDHLLALASTGEPEGTAALALRQTAGRGQYGRAWQSLSGNLHLSLLLRPREAPRQLPQYSLLAAVALADALAGFLPAGVPLSVKWPNDLLLNGAKCAGILLNSGLDAAGMPWIVLGIGVNLAYAPQLPDRPVTCLADVCGVPPGPETFAWRLLECLSHWRQRRAEEGFGPVRAAWMARGPAPGAVLTVRRPQGSITGRFEGLAEDGALLIATEERVHTVVAGELAG; encoded by the coding sequence GTGACACCCGGGGCCGCCGGCTTCGGCTGGCGGCTCCAGGTGCATGAGAGCCTTTCCAGCACGCAGGACCACCTGCTGGCCCTCGCGTCCACGGGCGAGCCTGAAGGAACCGCCGCCCTGGCGCTGCGCCAGACGGCGGGGCGAGGCCAGTATGGCCGGGCATGGCAGTCCCTGTCCGGCAACCTGCATCTCTCGCTCCTGCTGCGCCCGCGCGAGGCGCCACGGCAGTTGCCGCAGTATTCGCTGCTGGCGGCGGTGGCTCTGGCCGATGCCCTGGCAGGCTTCCTGCCTGCCGGCGTGCCGCTCTCCGTGAAATGGCCGAACGACCTGCTGCTGAACGGCGCGAAATGCGCGGGCATCCTGCTGAATTCCGGCCTGGACGCGGCAGGGATGCCGTGGATCGTGCTGGGGATCGGGGTCAATCTCGCCTATGCGCCGCAGCTTCCTGACCGGCCTGTGACATGTCTCGCCGATGTTTGTGGGGTTCCGCCGGGGCCGGAAACTTTCGCCTGGCGGCTGCTGGAATGTCTCAGCCACTGGCGGCAGCGCCGGGCAGAGGAGGGTTTCGGCCCTGTCCGGGCCGCCTGGATGGCGCGCGGGCCGGCACCCGGCGCCGTCCTGACGGTGCGGCGTCCGCAGGGATCGATAACGGGTCGTTTCGAGGGGCTGGCCGAGGACGGGGCTCTCCTGATAGCGACGGAGGAACGTGTTCACACCGTTGTCGCGGGTGAACTCGCGGGCTGA
- a CDS encoding ribonuclease J gives MTESSSGLALIPLGGTGEIGLNLNVYRCDGALLAVDCGIGFGGTDTPEAEVMVPDAGWLAERRDKLVGLVITHAHEDHLGAVAPLWPQLRCPIYASPFASAVLRRKLGEAGLLHQAELHTIPLGGSLELGPFAMRFLRVAHSVPEAQALSIRTPYGTVLHTGDWKLDPNPLLGLPTDEEGFAALGREGVLAMVCDSTNALVEGYSGSEADVRRELTALIGELRGRVAVTCFATNVARVESIAHAARANGRQVALFGRSLRNADAAARECGYLKDTPPFLSEDEAGYLPDEELLIICTGSQGEPRSALSKIAADTHPNISLGEGDTVIYSSRQIPGNERAIARVQDQLRRAGCRVVTADERQVHVSGHPAKGELKRLYELVRPRFSVPVHGEWRHLEQHAELARAIGATPILIEDGDVLELSGNKPDVVDSVPTGRLAIDGDRLLPLEGGVLSARRRMLFNGVIVASLAVDREGRVRGEPQVSAPGLFEQLDAAPGQIAAELARAVEELPLNLRRDDDPLREAARAILRRALGRRLRKRPMVDVHLLRV, from the coding sequence ATGACGGAATCCTCCTCCGGCCTCGCCCTGATCCCGCTTGGCGGGACCGGGGAGATCGGCCTGAACCTGAATGTGTACCGCTGCGACGGGGCTCTGCTCGCGGTGGATTGTGGCATCGGCTTCGGCGGCACCGACACGCCGGAAGCCGAGGTCATGGTCCCCGATGCCGGCTGGCTGGCCGAGCGGCGCGACAAGCTGGTCGGGCTGGTGATCACCCATGCGCATGAGGACCATCTCGGCGCCGTGGCCCCGCTCTGGCCGCAGCTTCGATGCCCGATCTATGCCAGCCCCTTCGCCTCCGCCGTGCTGCGCCGGAAGCTGGGGGAGGCCGGGTTGCTGCACCAGGCGGAGTTGCACACCATCCCGCTCGGCGGCAGCCTGGAGCTGGGCCCCTTCGCCATGCGCTTCCTCCGGGTCGCGCATTCGGTGCCGGAGGCGCAGGCCCTCTCGATCCGCACGCCATACGGTACGGTGCTGCACACGGGCGACTGGAAGCTCGACCCGAACCCCCTCCTGGGCCTGCCCACGGATGAGGAGGGTTTCGCCGCCCTGGGGCGTGAGGGCGTGCTGGCCATGGTCTGCGACAGCACCAATGCGCTGGTCGAGGGCTATTCCGGCAGCGAGGCGGATGTCCGCCGCGAGCTGACGGCGCTGATCGGCGAGCTGCGTGGCCGGGTGGCCGTGACCTGCTTCGCCACCAATGTGGCGCGGGTGGAAAGCATCGCCCATGCCGCGCGGGCCAATGGGCGGCAGGTGGCGCTGTTCGGGCGCTCGCTGCGCAATGCCGATGCGGCGGCGCGGGAGTGCGGCTATCTGAAGGACACGCCGCCCTTCCTGAGCGAGGACGAGGCCGGCTACCTGCCGGACGAGGAGCTGCTGATCATCTGCACCGGCAGCCAGGGCGAGCCGCGCTCGGCGCTGTCCAAGATCGCCGCCGACACCCATCCCAATATCTCGCTGGGGGAGGGGGATACGGTGATCTATTCCTCCCGCCAGATCCCCGGCAACGAGCGCGCCATCGCCCGGGTGCAGGATCAGCTCCGCCGGGCCGGCTGCCGGGTGGTGACCGCCGATGAGCGGCAGGTCCATGTGTCCGGCCATCCGGCGAAGGGGGAGCTGAAGCGCCTCTACGAGCTGGTGCGGCCGCGCTTCTCCGTGCCTGTGCATGGCGAGTGGCGCCATCTGGAGCAGCATGCGGAGCTGGCGCGTGCGATCGGGGCGACGCCGATCCTGATCGAGGACGGCGATGTGCTGGAGCTGTCCGGCAACAAGCCGGATGTGGTGGATTCCGTCCCCACCGGCCGCCTGGCCATCGACGGCGACAGGCTCCTGCCGCTGGAGGGCGGGGTACTTTCGGCCCGGCGGCGGATGCTGTTCAACGGGGTGATCGTCGCCTCCCTGGCGGTGGACCGGGAAGGGCGGGTGCGCGGGGAGCCGCAGGTTTCCGCCCCCGGTCTGTTCGAGCAGCTCGACGCGGCGCCGGGGCAGATCGCCGCCGAGCTGGCCCGTGCCGTGGAGGAACTGCCGCTCAACCTGCGGCGGGACGACGACCCGCTGCGCGAGGCCGCCCGTGCCATCCTGCGCCGGGCGCTCGGCCGCCGGCTGCGCAAGCGGCCGATGGTGGACGTGCATCTGCTGCGGGTCTGA
- a CDS encoding DUF1467 family protein — MGVVTGIVVFFLVWWTVLFVTLPLGVRPDTDAESTPGGWRGAPLAPRLGRKALLTTAISAVIWIGLEMVIRSDYLSFRHGWLAMH, encoded by the coding sequence ATGGGCGTCGTCACCGGGATCGTGGTCTTCTTTCTTGTCTGGTGGACCGTGCTGTTCGTCACCCTGCCCCTCGGGGTGCGGCCGGACACGGATGCGGAATCGACGCCCGGTGGCTGGCGGGGCGCGCCGCTGGCCCCTCGCCTCGGGCGGAAGGCCCTGCTGACCACGGCCATTTCGGCCGTGATCTGGATCGGGCTGGAGATGGTGATCCGCAGCGATTACCTTTCCTTTCGCCATGGCTGGCTTGCGATGCATTGA
- a CDS encoding type III pantothenate kinase: MLLAIDAGNTNVVFAVHDGREWRGRWRIATRDDRTSDEYAVWLLALFRHVGLNPSAIDRCAIGTVVPAALYNLRRLSREWFSCEPLVARAAVDWGFQILVDRPKEVGADRLLNALAAHHHYHGPLVVVDFGTATTFDVVDGKGSYLGGVIAPGISLSIEALHRAAARLPRIGIGRPQSVIGRDTVPAMQSGIFWGYVGLIEGIVERIRAEFGAPMKVVATGGLAPLFAEGTAVIEKTDPDITLEGLRLLADRNPTPIFHRTSLPDALKPDPD; this comes from the coding sequence ATGTTGCTGGCCATCGATGCAGGCAACACCAATGTCGTCTTCGCGGTTCATGACGGCCGGGAATGGCGTGGCCGCTGGCGCATCGCCACGCGGGACGACCGGACCAGCGACGAATACGCCGTCTGGCTCCTGGCCCTGTTCCGCCATGTGGGGCTGAACCCTTCGGCCATCGACCGCTGCGCCATCGGCACCGTGGTGCCGGCCGCCCTGTACAATCTGCGGCGCCTGTCGCGGGAATGGTTCTCCTGCGAGCCCCTGGTGGCCCGGGCCGCGGTGGACTGGGGCTTCCAGATCCTGGTGGACCGCCCGAAGGAGGTTGGCGCCGACCGGTTGCTGAACGCCCTGGCGGCGCATCACCACTATCACGGGCCGCTGGTGGTGGTGGATTTCGGCACCGCCACCACCTTCGATGTCGTGGATGGGAAGGGCAGCTATCTCGGCGGCGTGATCGCTCCGGGCATCAGCCTGTCGATCGAGGCGCTGCACCGGGCCGCCGCCCGCCTGCCGCGGATCGGCATCGGCCGGCCGCAATCGGTGATCGGGCGCGACACGGTGCCAGCCATGCAGTCCGGGATCTTCTGGGGCTATGTCGGGCTGATCGAGGGGATCGTGGAGCGGATCCGCGCGGAATTCGGCGCGCCCATGAAGGTGGTGGCCACCGGCGGGCTGGCGCCGCTCTTCGCCGAGGGTACCGCGGTGATCGAGAAGACCGACCCCGATATCACCCTGGAGGGTCTGCGGCTGTTGGCGGATCGTAACCCCACGCCCATCTTCCACCGCACCAGCTTGCCCGACGCCCTGAAACCGGACCCCGATTAG